CCAATCACCACCACTTCTTCCATCCCCTTGGTGTCCGGCTCCAGGCTAAGGTTCAGTGCGGTGCGGCCATCCAGCGACTGCTCCTGTGTAAGATAGCCGATGGCAGAAATAATAAGTACGGCATCGGGAGCGGTTTCCAGCCGGAAATTTCCCTGCTCGTCGGTGGTGGTGCCCTGGAGCGGGTTGTTCTTTACCGTAACAGATACCCCTTGCAGCGGGCGCCCGCAGCGGCAGTAACGTTTCCGCTCACTGCTTTTTTTTGCTGGGCGTTTGCTGCCAGTGAAGTGAAAAGGAATGCCAGTAAGCAGCCCAGTATCGGGCTCCGGGCATGATGCAGGATCTTTTTTATCATATGGACATAATTTTGGTGATCAATGTTAATGTTGCAATCGTTAGACCTGTAAGGCTAAAAGACCTTACAGCTTTTTATAATTTGATGATCTGGCCCAGTTTGCCTATCAGCAGTTGTACGCCAAAAAAAGTGAGCAGGTACATCAGTCCTACCGCAATAAAAACCGGTGTGTACGAAACGTTCTGAACCGTCCACCCGATCGCAAATTGCGTAAGGATCGATGCGCATCCGCCCAGTGTGCCACCCAGCCCGGTAAGGGTTCCCTGTACCGATTTTGGAAAGACTTCTGCAGGAATGGTAATATTTCCCCATAACCCATGCCCGAACATCACGCCGGTAATCGCCAGTATGGCAATAGTCAGGCTGTGCGATGTAAACAGCAGCACACAGCAAAGAGGGATCAGCAGGGAGGCCGTCAGCATCACGGTTTTGCGGGAACGGTTCAATGACCAGCCGTTGTTGATGAGCCGTCGCGGAATGATGCCCCCGGCAATGGTGCCAATGGCCAGTGCCAGGTAGGGGATCCAGGCAAAATAACCCACCAGGTTCAGCGTCATGCCCTGTTCTTCCTGTAAATACTTCGGAATCCAGAAGATCAGGAAATAGGTGCAGGGATCAATAAAGATGCGCGCTACAAAACAACCCCAGGATTGCCGCATGCGCAACAACTGACCAATGCTGATCTTTTTTTTCGTGGCTTCCGGTTCTGCATCGCTTTCGATGTATGCCAGCTCCTGTGTTGAGATGCGCGGATGCGTTTGCGGCGTGTAATAATATTTCCACCAGCAATACACCCATATAAAACCAATAAGACCGGTTACTACAAAAGCCGACTGCCAGCCCCAGGCGATGGTAATAAAACTTACCAGCGGAGCGGCTACCGCGGCACCGGCCGATGAACCCGCGTTCAGCAGCCCGATGGCCAGTGCACGCTCTTTTAAAGGGAACCATTCTGCCGCCGCTTTTACCCCGGCGGGAAAGTTGCCGCTTTCCGCCGCGCCAAGTAAAAAACGGGCGCCACAAAACTGTGCCACGGTTTTTGCAAAGCCGTGCAATACATTGGCCACGGACCAGCTGCCGGCAAACCAAAGCAGGCTTTTACGGGTACCCCATTTGTCTACCAGCCGGCCGCTGATGGCATACATAATGGTATAACTGAGCAAGAAGGAAGAGGTGATATAGGAATAGTCGATATCCGACAGCCGCAGCTCCTTCTGGATGGAAGGAGCCAGTACCGACAATACCTGGCGGTCAAGATAATTGAGTGCTGATACAAAGAACAGCAATGCGCCGATGCCCCACCTTAAGTTCCCGTTGCTTTTATCCATGTTCAATATCTTTAAAAGGATTAAAATGACTTGCCGTGGCGCCGGAGCCTTCGCCCTTATTAAGGACCAGGCCTGGATCCGCATCCATGGTATCATCCATACCGATCAGGTATTGTCCCTGTTCGATCAGCGCCGCCCTTAAGGCGTTTGTATCCACCTGCCGGCTGGTTAGTTTTGCTTTAACCATCGCGGCTGCCGCCACACCGGCACCCTGGCCAATACCCATGCAGGTAGCCATCACCCGTGCAGAGCCAAAGGCGGTATGCGTAGCTGAAATACTCCGGCCGGCCACCAGCACATTGTCGAGACCGGTTGGTAATAAACTCCGGTAGGGGATCTCATAAACAGCTTTTCCGGATCCAGTAAAGATCTGTTGTTCGCCTTCCGGCGGATGAATATCGATGGCAAAAGTACCACAGGCAATGCCATCTTCAAAGGCCCGGTTGGAAAGCACATCCTGTTCGGTAAGTTTGTAATCGCCTTTGATATGTCTTGTTTCCCGCACGCCTACCTGCACACCGGTATCAAGGATATAGGATTGTTCAAATCCGCCGACATGTTTTTTTAAAAAATTGTGGATCTGCCAGGCCTGGGACCGGGTCTCTATTTCAGCCCGGGTAAGATCTGCCGCATTGGTGCCGTCGATACCCTGCAGTCTTGTCGCATTCACGGCGATCTGGCCTTCCATCGGTAATTGATAAAATAAGATCCTTGGAGCGGCATCTTTAGGAAACTCACCGCTTTCCATGCCTTTTTTT
The sequence above is a segment of the Niabella agricola genome. Coding sequences within it:
- a CDS encoding FAD-dependent oxidoreductase, with product MNSIEEEKRELPVYARPEVLVVGAGPAGIGAAIAAARNGAKVMLLERYGFLGGNLTIAMVNPMFTFHDVKGKQVIRGIAGELVNRLVALKSSQGHITDLTFDNASMTPFDPEGMKYLLFQMALEAGVELLLHTWAVGVQKENGNVTAVIIENKSGRQAICPQVIIDCSADADVAAMAGAPFVKGREEDGAMQPVTLFYRIGGINMAALRSWMKQNRDLLKDAPTDDEIDSSEAIAFLGLKELVKKGMESGEFPKDAAPRILFYQLPMEGQIAVNATRLQGIDGTNAADLTRAEIETRSQAWQIHNFLKKHVGGFEQSYILDTGVQVGVRETRHIKGDYKLTEQDVLSNRAFEDGIACGTFAIDIHPPEGEQQIFTGSGKAVYEIPYRSLLPTGLDNVLVAGRSISATHTAFGSARVMATCMGIGQGAGVAAAAMVKAKLTSRQVDTNALRAALIEQGQYLIGMDDTMDADPGLVLNKGEGSGATASHFNPFKDIEHG
- a CDS encoding MFS transporter — its product is MDKSNGNLRWGIGALLFFVSALNYLDRQVLSVLAPSIQKELRLSDIDYSYITSSFLLSYTIMYAISGRLVDKWGTRKSLLWFAGSWSVANVLHGFAKTVAQFCGARFLLGAAESGNFPAGVKAAAEWFPLKERALAIGLLNAGSSAGAAVAAPLVSFITIAWGWQSAFVVTGLIGFIWVYCWWKYYYTPQTHPRISTQELAYIESDAEPEATKKKISIGQLLRMRQSWGCFVARIFIDPCTYFLIFWIPKYLQEEQGMTLNLVGYFAWIPYLALAIGTIAGGIIPRRLINNGWSLNRSRKTVMLTASLLIPLCCVLLFTSHSLTIAILAITGVMFGHGLWGNITIPAEVFPKSVQGTLTGLGGTLGGCASILTQFAIGWTVQNVSYTPVFIAVGLMYLLTFFGVQLLIGKLGQIIKL